Proteins encoded within one genomic window of Corynebacterium aurimucosum:
- a CDS encoding DUF2334 domain-containing protein gives MHGHLLVSISSIFDDTRRQAADLLEQFDKADIPVSLLVAPHIDGNWHLAKDSATQSWLREQAESGRVLILNGFDQAVQGRRAEFANLDAHEARLRLKGATRQMARIGFEPTIFAPPRWRMSEGTLEVLPEFDFDFAASTRGIHDLRTGELHQARNLSFGEGFGSAKWWRRNIIRAAERSAQRGNTVRLSISGRNLDDRKVVSDFLKAAERAVGAGASPADYTAFAPR, from the coding sequence CTTCGACGACACCCGAAGGCAGGCCGCTGACCTGCTGGAGCAGTTCGATAAAGCGGATATCCCGGTGTCCTTGCTTGTAGCGCCACACATCGATGGCAATTGGCACCTGGCTAAGGATTCGGCGACACAGTCGTGGTTGCGTGAGCAGGCCGAATCGGGCCGAGTGCTCATTCTCAACGGCTTCGACCAAGCAGTTCAGGGCCGCCGTGCGGAATTCGCAAACCTGGATGCACACGAGGCGCGTCTGCGCCTCAAGGGGGCGACGCGGCAGATGGCCAGAATCGGCTTTGAGCCCACTATCTTTGCGCCGCCGCGCTGGCGTATGTCGGAGGGAACTCTAGAAGTTCTTCCTGAGTTTGATTTTGACTTTGCTGCATCCACCCGCGGCATCCATGACCTGCGCACCGGCGAGCTCCACCAAGCCCGCAACTTGTCCTTTGGTGAGGGTTTCGGTTCGGCCAAGTGGTGGCGCCGCAACATCATCCGCGCTGCCGAGCGCTCCGCGCAGCGCGGCAACACCGTGCGCCTATCGATTTCCGGCCGTAACCTCGATGACCGCAAGGTAGTGTCCGATTTCCTTAAGGCCGCCGAGCGCGCCGTTGGAGCAGGCGCCAGTCCCGCTGACTATACGGCCTTCGCACCGCGCTAG